In the Muricauda sp. MAR_2010_75 genome, one interval contains:
- a CDS encoding cupin domain-containing protein: MRALFAIILIIVTGSLSAQSIQNRIIHNDPSTYRDLTSVHAGAGSMGFTQLIGRNDLSTNFLYLHTGTIAGKSGIGHHFHHDIEEMYVLLSGEAEFTINGRTSTIKAPALVPCKMGDSHAIYNATDQPVQWLNFAVSTVKGRGGAFDLGDDRVGATLDPIPVFVSGKLDKELLKSERTPYSGKGVSYRRVFGSDVFSTNWNAVDHLTIPAGTKTDSHQLEGMEAVYYVINGSGTITADGKSGTFGKDDAFFGRVGEHITLNNTGNDTVELLIIGISASKKWDIKKPLKEPKAMVLEMDFVVEKKNAQAFEEMYYSIYVPAMIVQDGYLSSKLLRLYSPDQAKEIEAEPTTYNYQILISFETEQKRRKWVASDQHQIAWPAATSLAKEFKWRGYFVMGDDDQ, encoded by the coding sequence ATGAGAGCACTTTTTGCCATCATTTTGATTATAGTAACAGGCAGTCTATCTGCCCAATCGATACAGAACCGTATCATCCACAACGACCCATCAACTTACAGAGATTTGACATCGGTACATGCCGGTGCAGGAAGTATGGGGTTCACTCAGCTTATAGGCCGAAATGACCTTTCCACCAATTTTCTGTATCTGCACACGGGGACCATTGCCGGCAAGTCTGGAATTGGCCATCATTTTCATCATGATATTGAAGAAATGTATGTGCTTCTTTCCGGAGAAGCGGAATTCACCATTAACGGCAGAACCTCAACCATTAAGGCTCCTGCTCTCGTTCCTTGTAAAATGGGCGATTCGCATGCCATTTACAATGCAACAGACCAACCGGTACAGTGGCTCAATTTTGCGGTAAGCACAGTTAAAGGGCGGGGAGGTGCTTTTGATCTAGGAGATGACCGGGTAGGAGCAACCCTGGACCCAATACCTGTTTTTGTTTCAGGTAAATTGGATAAGGAGCTGCTAAAATCCGAGAGAACGCCTTACTCGGGTAAAGGTGTATCCTACAGACGGGTATTTGGGTCTGATGTCTTTTCTACCAACTGGAACGCTGTAGACCATTTGACCATTCCCGCTGGAACCAAGACAGACTCTCATCAGCTTGAAGGTATGGAGGCCGTTTATTATGTCATCAACGGCTCAGGAACAATAACTGCGGATGGCAAATCCGGAACATTTGGAAAGGACGATGCTTTCTTCGGAAGGGTTGGAGAGCATATTACACTGAACAACACTGGTAATGACACTGTGGAATTGTTGATCATTGGAATTTCCGCATCCAAAAAATGGGATATTAAAAAGCCATTAAAAGAGCCAAAGGCCATGGTTTTGGAAATGGATTTTGTGGTTGAAAAGAAAAATGCCCAAGCCTTTGAGGAAATGTACTATTCCATCTATGTGCCCGCCATGATTGTTCAGGATGGGTACTTAAGCTCAAAATTATTGCGCCTGTACTCTCCAGACCAAGCCAAGGAAATCGAAGCAGAACCCACTACCTACAATTACCAAATCCTCATTTCTTTTGAAACAGAGCAAAAACGACGTAAATGGGTAGCAAGCGACCAGCATCAAATTGCGTGGCCGGCTGCAACTTCCTTGGCCAAAGAATTCAAATGGCGTGGCTATTTTGTTATGGGCGATGATGACCAATAA
- a CDS encoding PQQ-binding-like beta-propeller repeat protein: protein MYARYSGAYYPLFLLFTILFLIGCSSEKPENPHTTWTHYGGSPDQSRYFNASEITKENVDELEVAWVYPTGDEFNFFSPIIVDSTMYVLGKSSSLIALNAKTGEEIWIHANLKGITRRGINYWESPDKKDKRLIFTLNNSLQAIDATTGKSIMDFGEDGYVDLRKGLGRDPSTIVRIQSMMPGVLYQDLLILGSSTGETYFSPPGHIRAYNVVTGDLEWTFHTIPQPGEFGYDTWPKDAYKYAGGTNAWSEISVDVERGIAYLPLGSPTYDYYGADRLGSNLFANSLVAVDARTGERLWHYQTLHHDLWDYDLASAPQLVTVQREGKSIDAVSIATKQGFVFVFDRVTGEPIFPIEEKSFPPSNMPGEEAWPTQPIPSLPSFTRHEVNLENLNPHFPDSIKQAWVKRLDSSKSQLYLPPSDQYEIIAMPGALGGANFGNTAGNPSKGIMYIMTQEYASTYRLNKVEPPKEDLSQNDVDRVQNLYSSTCIACHGQNMEGGAGPSLLNIGHHMGYDNFKEVVLNGRGQMPGLVHVDEESLKALFKFLGGNPVSNPFRRVAAEESIPEGPVVASGGAPIKPDAKRGAPMREYPEGAEHPDAQYTTEYGLDWPALIDPPWSSVLAYDLNEGTIKWKKPVGIDSLYAKGDPSKGAPQGIQRKGMVITSTGLVFATAKGAKLYAFDQDTGETLWETTMSHESNAQPSMYTLNGKQYLVVNANSNFFRGTYDQSKKPGALPRGYVVYALPEK, encoded by the coding sequence ATGTATGCACGTTACTCTGGGGCTTATTACCCTTTATTTTTACTTTTCACAATTCTTTTTTTAATCGGATGCAGTTCCGAAAAACCAGAAAATCCACATACCACTTGGACACATTATGGCGGTTCTCCCGACCAGTCCAGATATTTTAATGCCTCCGAAATCACCAAAGAAAATGTTGATGAGTTGGAAGTTGCATGGGTCTACCCCACGGGGGATGAATTCAATTTCTTCAGTCCTATCATTGTTGATTCCACCATGTACGTCCTTGGAAAAAGCAGTTCCCTAATCGCTTTAAATGCCAAAACAGGTGAGGAAATCTGGATTCATGCCAATCTCAAGGGCATCACCCGAAGAGGTATCAATTATTGGGAAAGTCCCGATAAAAAAGATAAACGCCTGATCTTCACCTTGAACAATTCCCTTCAAGCTATTGATGCCACCACAGGAAAATCCATAATGGATTTTGGAGAAGATGGGTATGTAGATCTTCGGAAAGGGCTGGGCCGAGACCCATCAACCATCGTTCGGATTCAGTCCATGATGCCCGGCGTACTCTATCAGGATTTGCTCATTCTAGGTTCCTCAACTGGCGAAACGTATTTCTCCCCACCCGGGCATATAAGAGCTTATAATGTGGTAACCGGGGATTTGGAATGGACTTTCCATACCATTCCACAGCCGGGAGAGTTTGGGTATGACACCTGGCCCAAAGATGCCTATAAATACGCTGGGGGCACCAATGCTTGGAGTGAAATATCGGTAGATGTGGAACGGGGCATTGCCTATTTACCCCTTGGATCACCCACATACGATTATTATGGGGCAGACCGTTTGGGCAGTAATCTTTTTGCCAACTCATTGGTCGCGGTAGATGCTCGAACCGGGGAACGCCTCTGGCATTATCAAACCTTGCACCACGATCTTTGGGATTATGATCTGGCTAGTGCTCCACAGTTGGTTACGGTGCAACGCGAAGGGAAATCCATCGATGCAGTTTCCATTGCCACCAAACAGGGTTTTGTCTTTGTTTTTGATCGTGTGACCGGGGAACCTATTTTCCCTATTGAGGAAAAATCGTTTCCTCCCAGTAACATGCCCGGTGAAGAAGCATGGCCAACACAGCCCATACCCTCACTTCCCAGTTTTACCAGACATGAAGTTAATCTGGAAAATCTTAATCCCCATTTTCCTGATAGCATTAAACAGGCCTGGGTAAAACGATTGGATTCTTCAAAATCCCAGCTATACCTCCCCCCATCTGACCAATATGAGATCATAGCCATGCCAGGGGCACTTGGCGGGGCTAATTTTGGCAACACTGCTGGTAACCCATCCAAAGGAATCATGTACATCATGACCCAGGAATATGCTTCAACCTATCGGTTGAACAAGGTGGAGCCTCCAAAAGAGGACCTTTCCCAAAATGATGTGGACAGGGTACAAAATCTATATAGTTCCACATGTATTGCCTGCCATGGACAAAATATGGAAGGTGGTGCCGGACCTTCACTGCTGAATATTGGGCACCACATGGGCTATGACAATTTTAAGGAGGTTGTACTAAATGGTCGTGGGCAAATGCCCGGGCTGGTTCATGTGGATGAAGAATCTCTAAAGGCCTTGTTCAAATTTTTGGGTGGGAACCCTGTAAGCAACCCCTTCAGAAGGGTGGCTGCTGAGGAAAGCATCCCGGAAGGACCAGTGGTAGCTTCTGGTGGAGCTCCCATAAAACCTGATGCAAAAAGAGGCGCTCCCATGCGGGAATACCCGGAAGGCGCGGAGCATCCTGATGCACAATATACCACAGAATATGGATTGGATTGGCCTGCACTTATTGACCCACCTTGGTCTTCTGTATTAGCCTATGACCTAAACGAGGGAACAATAAAGTGGAAAAAGCCCGTAGGAATAGATTCATTGTATGCCAAAGGCGACCCAAGCAAAGGGGCACCACAAGGAATCCAACGAAAGGGAATGGTAATTACCTCCACTGGTTTGGTTTTTGCCACAGCAAAAGGTGCAAAATTGTATGCTTTTGATCAAGATACTGGAGAAACGCTTTGGGAAACCACAATGAGTCACGAATCCAATGCGCAACCCAGTATGTACACTCTAAATGGGAAGCAATACTTGGTGGTGAACGCCAATTCCAATTTTTTTAGAGGCACTTACGACCAGTCCAAAAAGCCTGGCGCTTTACCAAGGGGGTATGTAGTTTATGCTTTACCTGAAAAATAG
- a CDS encoding AraC family transcriptional regulator, which produces MKILPFKIPKPEQEALVYQEDSGLLFYDKLHQHEEIQISYIVSGEGSIVVGDTISDFKANDILVIGENVPHVFRSDSKASSKSVMYTLFFTKESFGKEFFTLSDMTRLQNFFEESGYGMKILSENERLSLLFENLKNQSRIQRIATLLNILDIMISSDKQPLSTFVYRKKYTEDEGNRMNNVIDYALSNFHEPFSLEMVAEKANMSKNAFCRYFKKRTNKTFFQFLIEIRIEHACRLLFKDNDLPISEVSEQCGFLNIANFNRKFKELKGVTPTHYRKFTIEKWRDRYSKSA; this is translated from the coding sequence ATGAAAATTCTACCTTTTAAAATCCCCAAACCAGAGCAAGAGGCTTTGGTCTACCAAGAAGATTCTGGCCTACTTTTCTACGACAAACTGCATCAACATGAAGAGATACAAATAAGCTATATTGTCTCTGGTGAGGGGTCTATTGTAGTAGGTGACACCATAAGTGATTTTAAAGCCAACGACATACTTGTGATAGGCGAAAATGTCCCCCACGTTTTCAGAAGCGACTCAAAAGCGTCATCAAAATCTGTCATGTACACCTTATTCTTTACCAAGGAATCATTTGGAAAAGAATTTTTTACGCTTTCTGATATGACCCGGCTTCAAAACTTTTTTGAAGAATCCGGATATGGAATGAAAATATTATCTGAAAATGAACGACTCAGTTTACTTTTTGAAAACTTAAAAAACCAAAGTCGCATCCAGCGCATAGCCACGCTGTTGAATATACTGGATATTATGATTTCTTCGGACAAACAGCCCTTGTCCACATTTGTCTATCGGAAAAAATATACGGAAGATGAGGGCAATCGCATGAACAATGTCATAGATTATGCCCTGAGCAATTTCCATGAACCCTTTTCTTTGGAAATGGTGGCTGAAAAGGCCAATATGAGTAAAAATGCTTTTTGTCGCTACTTTAAAAAGCGTACCAATAAGACTTTTTTCCAATTTTTGATTGAAATCAGGATTGAGCATGCATGCCGTTTGCTATTTAAAGACAATGACCTGCCCATCTCGGAAGTCTCTGAACAGTGCGGCTTTTTGAACATTGCCAATTTTAATCGAAAGTTCAAGGAACTTAAGGGTGTCACCCCAACCCATTACAGGAAATTTACCATAGAAAAATGGAGAGACAGATACTCTAAATCTGCCTAG
- a CDS encoding SMP-30/gluconolactonase/LRE family protein, producing the protein MKSLFVRNLHVLLVPLTALTIFSACKNSNEPAWFKENQELIAKHQLEVKNLSNLPENGIEPNLRVGEAVNLGDLDLTEIQPGVNGKVFWSKGTMTSVLNLEPNAVVEEEELPADRFLFVLEGSIEQLINGGFVPMLSREREEPDGTHSGTPRTDFVYLEKGSSNAIKAGPDGAKIMEIYSPYRLDYLEKAGVENLPSALEDLNEIYPPNIEPGKVYDFYDIQFTKIGEGAHARIISGRNIQLSFVSMDPLTNSPAHIHPQEQITYVLRGNLSEKAMDTPVAMDAMDALLVPGNMVHSASVGDVGSDVLDIFWPARNDYLEKNKDALEAYHKIIPKDAEPELLVDGSKTEPRLTFSEGPKWLNGKIYFSNMYFDQNWNGDPAQSSIVELDPDGSYRNITEGKMQANGLYPYKNGNLIVCDMLGHRVVEMTTEGKVVRVIADSYNGKPIDGPNDIITDAKGGIYFTDPQFTMEAEKFQPGRAVYYITPKGEVKRLVEPNEFAMPNGILLSPDGKTLYINNCYDDESWYPVNSEKENFIWAYDVNEDGTIANGRKFAKLFLTGQVLDRKGKSSSADGMAIDTMGNIYVATYYGVQIFNAEGNYVGMINLPSFPVSLCFGGEDMKTLYMVSYDKVYKIRTNMKGFVNYL; encoded by the coding sequence ATGAAAAGCTTATTTGTAAGGAATTTGCATGTTTTGTTGGTGCCGTTGACTGCACTGACCATCTTTTCTGCATGTAAAAATTCGAATGAACCAGCGTGGTTCAAAGAGAACCAAGAATTGATTGCAAAACATCAATTGGAGGTAAAAAATTTATCCAATTTACCTGAAAACGGTATCGAACCTAACCTTAGGGTAGGTGAGGCCGTAAATCTTGGGGATTTGGACCTTACCGAAATTCAACCTGGTGTCAATGGAAAAGTATTTTGGTCTAAGGGAACCATGACAAGTGTCCTAAATCTTGAACCAAATGCGGTGGTGGAAGAGGAAGAATTGCCTGCAGATCGTTTTCTTTTTGTATTGGAAGGTTCCATTGAACAATTGATCAATGGAGGGTTTGTACCAATGCTTTCCAGAGAAAGGGAAGAACCCGATGGAACCCATAGCGGTACTCCAAGAACTGATTTTGTGTATTTGGAAAAAGGCAGTTCCAATGCCATCAAAGCGGGTCCAGATGGTGCCAAAATCATGGAAATTTATAGTCCCTATCGTTTGGATTATCTGGAAAAAGCTGGTGTGGAAAATTTGCCTTCAGCCTTGGAAGATCTGAATGAAATATATCCGCCAAACATTGAGCCCGGCAAAGTGTATGATTTTTATGATATCCAGTTCACCAAAATTGGGGAAGGGGCACATGCCCGGATTATTTCTGGGAGAAACATACAGCTCAGCTTTGTTTCCATGGATCCACTAACCAATTCTCCGGCGCATATTCATCCGCAAGAGCAGATTACTTATGTATTGCGTGGCAATTTATCAGAAAAAGCCATGGACACGCCCGTTGCCATGGATGCCATGGATGCTCTTCTTGTACCGGGCAATATGGTGCACAGTGCTTCGGTTGGCGATGTTGGTTCTGATGTTTTGGATATTTTCTGGCCCGCTCGAAACGATTATTTGGAAAAGAACAAGGATGCTTTAGAGGCGTATCATAAAATCATTCCAAAGGATGCTGAACCCGAATTATTGGTGGATGGCTCCAAGACCGAACCCCGCTTAACCTTTAGCGAAGGGCCAAAATGGTTAAATGGGAAGATCTATTTTTCCAATATGTACTTTGACCAAAATTGGAATGGAGACCCAGCCCAAAGCTCCATTGTTGAATTGGACCCAGATGGTTCATACCGCAATATTACCGAAGGTAAAATGCAAGCAAATGGTTTATACCCCTACAAAAATGGGAATCTAATTGTTTGTGACATGCTTGGACATCGTGTAGTAGAAATGACCACCGAAGGCAAAGTTGTGCGTGTTATAGCCGATTCGTATAACGGAAAACCCATCGATGGACCCAATGACATCATCACGGATGCCAAAGGAGGGATTTACTTTACCGATCCACAATTTACCATGGAGGCAGAAAAGTTTCAACCAGGGAGGGCTGTGTATTACATCACTCCAAAAGGTGAGGTAAAGCGATTGGTGGAGCCCAACGAATTTGCCATGCCCAATGGCATCCTTTTATCTCCAGATGGAAAGACCTTATACATTAACAATTGCTACGATGATGAATCGTGGTATCCCGTGAACAGTGAAAAGGAGAATTTCATCTGGGCGTATGATGTAAATGAAGATGGAACCATTGCCAATGGCCGCAAATTCGCCAAATTGTTCCTTACCGGACAAGTGTTGGACCGCAAAGGAAAATCGTCAAGTGCGGATGGTATGGCCATTGACACCATGGGCAATATTTATGTAGCCACATATTATGGTGTACAAATCTTTAATGCCGAAGGAAATTATGTGGGGATGATCAACTTGCCAAGTTTTCCTGTCAGTCTTTGCTTTGGGGGAGAGGATATGAAGACTCTCTACATGGTGAGTTATGACAAAGTGTATAAGATACGCACCAATATGAAAGGCTTCGTAAATTATTTATAA
- a CDS encoding sodium:alanine symporter family protein, which translates to MEAINKFISSMLPYTEWPMFILLIGGGLFLAFYSKFIPFRYFGHAIAVVSGKYDDKNAKGDVSSFQALSAAVAATVGLGNISGVAIAIHDGGPGVVFWIWMTALLGMGIKFYSGSLAIMFRATDSDGKLQGGPMFYITQGMGKWAKPMAIFFSICGLFGFLGVFTANQFTEAFMGVVEPHETLLVTSEFNWKLGIGFFLAIVTSIVIFGGLSKIAKVASAIVPFMVGVYLLAVLFVMINNASEVLPALKMILVEAWNFDTVVTGGFWGLVIIGVRRAMFSNEAGLGSAPMYHGQSRNDEPTKEGLVAMLGPFIDTIMVCTFTAVVIILSGAYLEDGSGITMTMSAFEKTLFGFGDTLLMVIVTAFALSTLFTYSYYGVKSLSFLTTPKIGKWYNVFFVIMIIFAAVASLQLVKNLIDLSYALMVIPNMIAVLYLSPKVNEASKKYLQKIKKGGT; encoded by the coding sequence ATGGAAGCCATCAATAAATTCATATCCTCCATGCTGCCCTACACGGAGTGGCCCATGTTCATCTTGCTCATTGGGGGCGGACTTTTTCTTGCATTTTACTCTAAGTTTATTCCTTTTCGGTATTTCGGCCATGCCATTGCCGTGGTTTCTGGTAAATATGACGACAAAAATGCCAAGGGAGACGTAAGTTCTTTTCAAGCCCTTTCCGCAGCAGTTGCCGCAACAGTCGGATTGGGAAATATTTCTGGCGTAGCGATTGCCATTCATGACGGTGGGCCCGGTGTGGTATTTTGGATTTGGATGACGGCGCTTCTAGGGATGGGCATCAAGTTTTATTCGGGAAGTCTGGCCATTATGTTTCGTGCAACCGACTCAGATGGAAAACTGCAAGGAGGGCCAATGTTCTATATCACCCAAGGCATGGGAAAATGGGCCAAGCCCATGGCCATATTTTTTAGTATTTGTGGTCTTTTCGGATTTTTAGGCGTCTTCACCGCCAACCAATTTACAGAAGCCTTTATGGGTGTTGTGGAACCGCATGAAACACTTTTGGTGACCAGTGAATTCAACTGGAAATTGGGCATTGGTTTCTTTTTGGCCATTGTTACCTCCATTGTAATTTTTGGTGGACTCTCAAAAATAGCCAAGGTGGCATCGGCAATAGTGCCATTTATGGTCGGAGTTTATTTGCTGGCAGTATTGTTTGTGATGATAAACAATGCCTCCGAAGTGCTTCCGGCCTTAAAAATGATTTTGGTCGAGGCTTGGAATTTTGATACCGTAGTTACTGGCGGATTTTGGGGTCTTGTGATCATTGGGGTGCGAAGGGCCATGTTCTCCAACGAAGCTGGTCTGGGTAGTGCACCCATGTACCATGGTCAATCCCGGAATGATGAACCAACCAAGGAAGGATTGGTGGCCATGTTGGGGCCTTTTATCGACACCATAATGGTATGCACTTTTACCGCTGTGGTCATTATTTTGAGCGGTGCTTATCTTGAAGACGGTAGCGGTATTACCATGACCATGTCCGCTTTTGAGAAAACCCTCTTTGGCTTTGGCGATACCCTTTTAATGGTTATTGTTACGGCTTTTGCCCTGTCCACCCTGTTTACCTATTCGTATTATGGGGTAAAGAGTCTTTCCTTCTTGACCACACCAAAAATTGGCAAATGGTACAATGTTTTCTTCGTAATCATGATTATTTTTGCAGCGGTAGCTTCACTACAGTTGGTGAAGAATCTTATTGACCTTTCATATGCCCTTATGGTGATTCCCAATATGATAGCAGTATTATATTTATCACCAAAAGTAAACGAAGCTTCAAAAAAATATCTTCAAAAAATAAAAAAAGGTGGCACATAA
- a CDS encoding CPXCG motif-containing cysteine-rich protein has translation MYEHFFQCPYCWEEISFLLDSSVSDQTYVEDCEVCCNPIEIRAHFKNQELMAFEARELGQ, from the coding sequence ATGTACGAGCATTTTTTTCAATGCCCTTATTGCTGGGAAGAAATATCCTTTCTTTTGGATAGTTCCGTATCGGACCAAACCTATGTGGAAGATTGTGAGGTCTGTTGTAATCCCATTGAAATTCGGGCCCATTTTAAAAATCAAGAATTAATGGCTTTTGAAGCTCGGGAATTGGGTCAATAA
- a CDS encoding endonuclease/exonuclease/phosphatase family protein: MKRSILIAFVLGIVLNVNGQNLEVISYNIRYDNPNDKPNHWDNRKEFLIAQLNFYAPDVFGTQEGLVHQLKAIDDGLDKYTYFGVGRDHGDDRGEFTAIFYNKDKLKVLDESTFWLSETPKVPSKGWDAALPRICTYGLFENKEDGSKFMVFNTHFDHVGVKAREESSKLILEKIKEFNPSNLPVILTGDFNLESESPGVQVILTEMEDAHIAAGENAFGPIGTFNGFDFAKPVERRIDYIFVSPDSIEVIKSAILSDSKDLRYPSDHLPVFAQLRFKNQ; this comes from the coding sequence ATGAAAAGAAGTATACTAATCGCATTTGTTTTGGGCATTGTACTCAATGTCAATGGTCAGAACTTGGAAGTTATTTCCTATAATATTAGATATGATAACCCCAATGACAAACCGAACCATTGGGACAATCGGAAGGAATTTCTAATAGCGCAATTAAATTTTTATGCACCCGATGTCTTTGGGACGCAAGAAGGACTTGTCCATCAATTAAAAGCCATTGATGATGGATTGGATAAGTACACCTATTTTGGTGTGGGCCGCGATCATGGTGACGATAGGGGCGAGTTTACCGCTATTTTTTATAATAAAGACAAACTCAAAGTATTGGATGAAAGTACTTTTTGGCTTTCTGAAACACCAAAAGTTCCATCCAAAGGATGGGATGCAGCTTTACCACGAATCTGTACCTACGGACTTTTTGAAAACAAGGAAGATGGGAGTAAATTCATGGTTTTCAATACCCATTTTGATCATGTTGGGGTAAAGGCCAGGGAAGAAAGTTCCAAACTGATTCTCGAAAAAATAAAGGAATTCAATCCATCTAACCTACCTGTTATTTTAACGGGCGACTTCAATTTGGAGAGTGAAAGCCCAGGGGTACAGGTGATTTTAACTGAAATGGAAGATGCCCATATTGCAGCTGGGGAAAATGCTTTTGGTCCTATTGGAACCTTTAATGGTTTTGATTTTGCCAAACCTGTGGAGCGAAGAATAGATTACATTTTTGTTTCTCCGGATAGCATTGAGGTCATTAAAAGTGCCATTTTGAGCGATTCCAAAGACCTGAGATACCCTTCGGATCACTTACCGGTTTTTGCCCAGTTGAGATTTAAAAACCAATAG
- a CDS encoding IS3 family transposase (programmed frameshift), translated as MKKSKFTESQIIKALKENEQGRKVGDISREMGIDTSTFYYWRKKYGGMEVAHMKRLKELEEENRKLKQMYADASLDIRMLKDVLSKKFLGPSDKKQRAKYLQEAYSVCVSRSCGVLDLARSMWYYHSRRDDTEVVDALSRLAEELPTRGFEVYYKRLRREGRNWNRKRVLRVYRSMNLKLRRKHKKRLPARTKNPLGAPMELNEVWSMDFMADVLSDGRKIRVFNVMDDCNREALAMDVGLNYPAIRVVETLSQLEEEIGLPKTIRCDNGPEFISKALSQWCKAKRVELQFIQPGKPMQNGYMERLNRFYREDVLDAYWFNDLHQVRALTQKWMEDYNTRHPHSSIGDMPPREYKKRFGEEFFPETDNINDNFMNLAMS; from the exons ATGAAAAAAAGCAAGTTTACCGAGAGCCAGATCATCAAGGCACTGAAAGAGAACGAACAGGGCCGCAAGGTGGGTGACATATCCCGTGAGATGGGGATTGACACCAGCACTTTTTATTATTGGAGGAAGAAGTACGGGGGCATGGAAGTTGCGCATATGAAGCGCTTGAAGGAACTCGAGGAGGAGAACCGCAAACTCAAGCAGATGTACGCCGATGCCAGTCTTGACATCCGTATGCTCAAGGACGTACTGTCAAAAAAGT TTCTAGGGCCTTCCGACAAGAAGCAGCGCGCCAAATATCTCCAGGAGGCCTATTCTGTATGTGTATCGCGTTCCTGTGGGGTACTGGACCTTGCCCGGTCGATGTGGTACTACCATAGCAGGAGGGACGACACCGAGGTCGTCGATGCCCTTTCCAGGCTGGCCGAAGAGCTGCCGACAAGGGGATTCGAGGTGTATTACAAGCGTTTGCGTCGCGAAGGCCGCAACTGGAACAGGAAACGGGTGTTGAGGGTCTACAGGTCCATGAACCTAAAACTCAGGAGGAAGCACAAGAAGAGGCTTCCTGCAAGGACAAAGAACCCACTGGGGGCCCCGATGGAGCTCAACGAGGTCTGGAGCATGGACTTTATGGCCGATGTGCTGTCCGATGGAAGGAAGATAAGGGTGTTCAATGTGATGGACGACTGCAACCGGGAGGCACTGGCCATGGACGTGGGGCTGAACTATCCGGCGATAAGGGTAGTGGAGACCTTATCACAACTGGAGGAGGAAATAGGCCTGCCAAAGACCATACGCTGCGACAACGGTCCGGAGTTCATATCCAAGGCCCTATCACAATGGTGCAAGGCCAAACGTGTCGAGCTGCAGTTCATCCAGCCCGGCAAGCCCATGCAGAACGGATATATGGAACGCCTGAACAGGTTTTACAGGGAGGATGTGCTCGATGCCTATTGGTTCAACGACCTCCACCAAGTAAGGGCACTGACCCAAAAATGGATGGAGGATTACAATACAAGGCATCCCCATTCATCCATCGGGGATATGCCGCCCAGGGAATACAAGAAACGTTTCGGGGAAGAATTCTTCCCCGAAACAGACAACATTAATGATAATTTTATGAATTTAGCGATGTCCTAA